TTTGGTTAATATATTTCTCGAAAATATACCCCAAAACATCCGGATTTATCTCGTCGTCTTTTCCTTCCGGTGTATCATCCAAATTCCAAGTATAACGCGCAAATAATTCTAAAACCTGTTCAAAAGCTTCGTCAGCAATAGTAATATTATATTCCTGCTCAATCCGATGTCTTAAAAACAAACCACCATTCAGATATTTAACATTCCCCACCAATGGTTTAACAGATTCATCTCTATCATGCTCCGGTTTTGCAAAAGTCTCAAAAAACAACACCTGGAGAAATTCACCATAAAATAAATTTTCTCCCCGTTGCTGACTTTCCTTGAGCTTATTTTGTAAATATTCCAAATCTCCATTTGGTTTATTAGGTGATTTATCGATAAATCCCTTACGCTGGAGAAAATAAACAAACATCAAGCGATTGAGAATAATCGAAGTATACCAACGTCTATCACTTTCATGATTAATCCCTTTCACATAACCCAAAAATCGCTTGTGTTCTTCCTGAAAATCCTTATAAAATTGCTTCGTGACTCGTTCAACATCAAAAGCTTTTTGCAACCTTTGAGCAATTTGAACTACCGATAAACTATCATCCTCATATTCAGTAATATCAATTACTAAAGATGCTAACTTACTTAAAAATAAATCTCCCGGTTGACCTTTTACATATACATGGTCACGAATAAAGGTTTTATTCCCATCCCGCTTTACCCAATACCATAAACTCCGAGTCCGGGTTTCATCGATAAAAATCAGCAGATTTTCCGCTTTTAATTTCGCAATTTCCTGATGAATTGCAGCACGAATTTTCACTCCAGGAATAATCCCATCTGTTCCTATGACTTCAAATACAGCAACACCCGACACCTCAGCAATACATTTATACTCGTAAGTTTTCTCCTCAACTTCCAACGGAATAGATTTTCTACGTGTCGATTGTGACCAACCTAACTCCTCGATAAATAAATCCTCGAATTTAAAATCACGTAATAAATCCCGCGTGCGTTGGAAGTTGAGTGCCATAATATACTACCCTGTTGAAATAATAGAATTTTCTCTAGAATTGACGAACATAAAAAATCTGCCCATAGACCGCAGTCATGGAGCAATAGCCCTGTTCAATTCAGGGTTGTAATAGTAAATACGCAATGATACTGTTACTTTGATAGCTTTAAAAACACCAAAGAAGTTCAGCGTAAATACGTAGATATATTCATTATGTCTAAGGCTATGTACTGTCAGTGGTAGTATGTATCAGGTTAAAATTTGACTAGATAAAAATATTTTTCTGATTTGATTTCAGCATAGAATACTCAAAAGCCCTCAAAGTCCTATCCAGCAAAGACTTAGAGGGCTTAGTGTAATTACTTAAGTAAATCTACGCTTTGTAAAAAACAACTCACGTATTTTCAAAATAAAAATAAAATTAATACAAAGAATTCTTTATAGTAGAAGTATTTAAGATTATGAACTTTCTCCAGCTTCTTTAATGGCAAAATCAATCACAGTTTGACTTAAGTAAGTCGGTGAGAATAAACCTAACTATGTAACAGATGGTAAAATCGGCATAACCCTTGGGATTGCTTCATTTCACTTCGTTTCATTCGCAATGACATAGCGTGAATTATTTAAACCGTTCTACTTAAACGAATATTGTGATTGAGCATTTTCTGGATAGCTGTTTTAATAGACAGAGGATAACCTTCACGTTTAGCACGTAATAAAATTCCAATTGAACCTGTCACCGCAAGACCACTTAATCTAGCGATTCTTCGTCCCACAGCTTCATCAATACAAACAGTTGAAATCTTCTTATCTAGCGCTAGTTGAATAACTGATGCTTCTCCTAAATCTAAAGAGTTAAATAGCAGAGGAGAAATAGTTAAAGGAGAACTTTGTTTTTGTAGCCATGATGCTGATTGAAATTCAGTGATGGCAAAGCCTGTAGTGCCACCAATTAGTATCTCTTGGTACACTTCAAAAGGAACAAGAACATCTGTATAAAGAGACTCTAAAATCTTTAAATCACCCATAGCAGCGACAAGGGCAATTAAGGGAGAAGTATTAATAATAATTTGATTGGTACTAGGCATTTTCTAGGTCTGATAATAATTCTTCTTCACTAAGATCAATTAAGGGAACCCCATACTCGCTTAGTTTGAGGATAAAGGTGACTCGATCTACTCCTAATAATGCGGCACACATACCAGAGGAAAGACGCTTCATTTCATAAAGTTTAACAGCCATTGCCCATTTTGATTCTTGCTCAAATTCTTCTCTGGTTTTGCCAACAGCATCAGGTAATGTTTCGGGGTAGTTAATCGTTAGTTGTAAGGACATAGTTATTCTTTTTTCTATTTGGAACACTCTAATTATAGCAAATGAGAGAAAGAAGGATGTAGCGTAACTGAGGAAGTTAGGTTTTACTAAACTTCAAATAAACCTAAAGAACAAATAATTTGAGGCTCTCTTTTTTCAATTTCCTCACTCACAATACATAAGCGATCGTCCGTCCGCAAAGCAACAACTAACTCAGCTAATTGTTGATTACTAATCCCACTACGTAATTGTCTATTTAAAGTATCAAGAGCAGATTGTCGTAAGGGATAGCGATAAATATCATCAATGGCTTTTAGCAATTCATCGGTGATAAATAAAGTCCCCTTCATTTCCTGTACATAACTCTTCAAACGCTCATAGCTACGAAATCTTGCGCCTGATGGTCTACCCAATTGTCCACCCATATTTTTCTCTTCTTCTGCAAGTAATTCTGCACCTTTTTTGACTAATTCATGATGATGTTTATTTTTGGCGATCGCGGGTGTTGATTCATCACAAGTTGCCATTTTTAAAATCGCTAATTGGGATTGACTAACACTATTACCATCGCGATCAATATAAATTAAAGAATCATTTCCTTCGGTAGTTTTCATATACATTAAAACTCCCTCAGGTTGCACGGGTTGCGGAGAATGGCGACGAGTTGAATAAACTACATTCGACATTTCTTCGATAGTTTTTTTCAAACCTGGATTATCATCGGTGGCTTTTTTCCAAATTTGAAATGCTTCCGATGTCAAATCAACTTCCGTATCTTCTTCTCCATCTAAAATACCCGATTTCTCGTTATACAAATCCAGAATTACTTGTGCATCATCATCTTCAAAAAATGCTTCATCAGTTCCCACCACTTCGGCATTTTCTTGTAATCTTTGTTTCAGTCTTCCCCGCAAATTAATAATTCGTTCCACTCCATCAGCAGGAAGAAAGGAATAACAGAAAATTTTCTCTGCATTTTGCCCAATTCTATCTACCCTTCCCGCTCTTTGAATCAAGCGAATAATTGCCCAAGGTAAATCCCAATTAATAATGATTGCACAATCTTGTAAATTATGACCTTCACTTAAAATATCTGTTGCTACTAAAATCCGTAATTCTTGATTTTTGAAAACCTGGTTTTGTTTACCATTGCTAACAGGGCTAAATCTTGCCGTCAATTCTGTCGGATTTGGAGATGCACCCGTCACCCCAGCAATATTGGTAATCTGATTTGCTTGAAGATTCTCCGTTATATAACGAACTGAATCAGCAAACTGGGTAAAAATTAAGATTTTTTCTTGAGGATGAGTTCTCGTGAGTATTTCTACTAATTTATTAATTTTTTCATCTTGCTTTGGTTGCCATTCCCCAATACTTTGCAAGACGTTAATTAATGCTTTTACATCTGCAAGTAAATCTTTCTTCAACTTTTTAATATCGAATAAATCTGTACGTAACCACTTAAATCTTTGTTGATATCGTGTTTGATATTCTTGATAGATAGATTCTGCTAAAGTGCGAAAATGTTTTTCGGTCGCATTTTCATTGTTAATATCCTCTTCTAATAAATTATTCTCATTATCGTCATCAGTTTCCACATCCAATAAACTTGCCATCAAGGAATCAGTATCTTCATCATTATTACGTGTATCTAATAACTCAGCATCCTGTGTACCGATGGGGATATCGAGTTCTTTTTCTAAGGCATATAGATAAATAAAATTTCGCAAAATATGACGTTCGAGGGATTGAATAAAGGCAAAACCACTACTTTCTAAACGTTTAAATAAATTGGTACGAGAAAATCCCATTAATCTACGTCCACCACGAAATAAGCCATTAAGTTGTCTTTGCTCTTTGTCTGTGGGTGCTTGCTTTGGCTTCTTTGCTACATAATTCCCTAATCCATAACGGGGCAGATTCAACTGATTAATAACTTCTACTACAGCTGCCGAATAGAGGTAAGAATATGAGTCATTAGCAGTATCTAAATTAAACTTAATTGTGCGTGGTAAACGTTCGGGAAAATAAGAACGACTTTTATTAGTAAATTCCAAATATTTACGTCCAATTTCATCAGTTTGGGCATAATTATCTTTAATAAACGAGCGAGTCCTTCTAACCATATATCGCTTCATCAATTCTCGCCAATCATCTGCATATTCACTTTTTTCAAAAGCAGCCAAAGACTTAACCGAACATTGATGCTTACGAATAAATTCTAATTCTCCTAATGTCCCACCACCCAATTGATTAATTAAAACTTCCGGACGAAATCCTAAATCTTCATCTTCGGGCACAAATAATCTTAATTGGGCAGAAAGGTCAAGATAGGTTTTATTATAAGGTGTTGCCGAAAGTAAAATACACTTGCTTTCATTAGCTGTAATATATTCCGCGATCGCACGATATCTTTTACCTTCACGATTGCGTAAATTGTGGCTTTCATCTATGAGTACAATCCGATAGCGACGTAATTCTGGTAACGTACTTTGAACTTTACTAATTGGCAAAACCTTGGCATAAAGTCGATAATTATCAACATATTCTTGCCACATAGAAGTCAGATTTTTCGGACAAATAATTAGGGTTTCGAGTAAACAATCTTCTTGTAATATTTTCGCGAGAGCCGTTCCCACCAAAGTCTTTCCCAATCCCACCACATCCCCAACAATAACACCACCCCGTCGAGTCACATGACGCGCAGCTAACTGTACTGCCGCTTTTTGAAAATCAAACAAATTATTAAACTCACGGGGAATTCGGAACTCGGAAATACCCGCGATCGCTTCATGGGATAAATGATAAGCAATCTTCAAATAAATATGGTAAGGCGGAATTAATTCTTCCCTTGCCCAACTATTATCAATTATCTCTGCAAGCTCTTGAGAAATATCAATGCAACCATAATCCTTCCACCTGTCATCAAACCATTTTTGCAACTTATTTGTAGCATCATGATCTAAAATATCAACATTTAATTCCCCTTGCTTTCTTAGTCCTGCCAAAGTCAAATTACTACTACCTAAAAACCCAACTATGGGACTATTGGGGTCATGGCGATGAACGAGGTATAACTTAGCGTGGAGAGGATGAGCTAAAAATAATTTAATAACTAATTTCTGCGTTTTTAATTGACGACTTAAGCGACGTAAACCCACTTCATCATCATTTGTTGGCGCGCCAATGGTAAGCTGTTGGCGAAACTCCTCTGCCACCTTTTTTTTTAAACGAATAATAGTGCTATTATCGAGCCTGCCGAGAGTCGCACCAAGGGTAAAAGCCGTATGTACCTCATCCCTAGGTAAACCCTGCATTCCCACCAACAAGCGGCAACAAGAGACTTCCCCACCTACATACTGTTCAATTAAATCATCAAGCTTGCACCAACCTCTAAGGTTAAAATAACCCACGCAGAAATCAGCCCGGTAAGATAATTTGAGGGTATCGCGTAAAATCGGGAGCAGTTGTAAATCTATATTGTCAAAGATGCGTGGCATAGTTTTGTCGTGAGTCGGCAGTTTCGTCCCGGCGAATATTGCTCTACGAGTATACGCTTTTAGAATTGAGAATCTAGGGTTGCAATTATTTTTGATACAAGACTTTAATCTAGCACTGACTTTAAATAGGCTTGTAACCATGAACGCTGATTCGGGGCAATTTCTACTCTTTGAGAGGCTGAGTCGCAAGCGACACGCTACGCGATCGCCAACGACAACCTGCTTTGCGTCTAGGTATGTGTTTCTGATACGTTTTGATATTTTCGGGTTGGGAAAGATTGGAATTCCAGACAAAAACTGGTATTTCTTGAAACGGTTTGGTTGAAAGTAACTATCAGAGTTGATATTTGATGTAATGAATTGAAGTGTTGTTATATTGCTTGTCTCCAAATGTTTTTTTTGCAAATGAACCAACACTTGGGAAGCGAACTGACTAGTCAGCGCAAGAGCTATCGCATAAGCAAGCAAAGGAGGAACGCTATTCCCAATAGCCTTATGAGCAGCCAACTTACTCGAACCAAAATTGAACCAATCAGGAAAACTATGTAATCTCGCGGCTTCACGAACTGTTATCACCCGCGCATGTTCATAGTGAATTGGTCGCGCTGCGGTTCGATTCCCACTCCCAGCGCGTAACGTAGGGGAAAATCCATCGGCAGACAAACGATAAGCCCAAGTTGTCGGCTCTTTCTCCCCAGGCTTTGTATCGGTGTATTTCTGCTGGGTTCCAGTCGTGTGGGCTGTTGCTTTGCATCCGGTAATGAGATTGGGAGATGTTGAATTGCAAGGGTGGTCACTGAGCCTTGTCGAAGTGAAGATTTTGTCCAAATATTCTGCATATTTGCCCTTTTCGCCCAACTCCCAGGTGTCGGTTTGAGAATTGATAGGAATGTGACTTAGGTCAGAAATTGCATCCCCGACTGTAAATTTTTTATCACTCTCCAATGGTGGTATAACTTCGCCAAACTTTGAGCCAACCCAAATAGCTCGTTGTCGTTTTTGAGGCACACCGTAATCTGATGCTGTGAGCAACCATTTGGATAAGATGTAGTGTTCTTCGATGAGAGCGTTACCCTTGGTCAGCGCAGCTATCGCATTCCCAGTAATCCCGGCAAACTTCTTCTGTCCGAATTTTTTGCAGTTTTTCTACCGTACTTAGTAAGGTTTTAAGTGAGCTTAAAATCTCATCAATATCTTGGGAATCCTTTACGGAATCAGAATCATCTTGCAGTACGACTACTTCTTGAGCATCTGCAACAGATGGTAATTTATCTTTATGCGTTTCATTTTTTGTTCCGTTTGTTTGTGCCATAAACCCTGAATCCAAAAATTTATCTTAGTCTATCGTTTTATCGCTTACCTAAAGCAACTAAAATGTGTTCTGAGCATATCAGTGTGTCTCAATTGCCACATTGTTAATATATTCTTATCTACATCGTTTCGGTAATTTGGGTGTGAAAATAGTTTTTATTTATGGAAATAATCCTAATTTAGGCTTGCCGATTTTTTGCAGTTTCCTAAATTCCGGAGTTACTATCCCTACGGGTGAAGTATATGTATATATAGATTGATTTTCATGGCGATGTAAGTAAGCGTTCGTCACAACATAGCAAGTATTAAACGTTTGTAAATTAGCTCTTATGCGGGAATTACCAAAAATTTGTATTTAATAAATGGTAAGGTTCATAGGCACTAATAGCAACTAATTTTTGCTATTTATACAAAGCTCCAATTCATCTAATGGAACGGGATGAGCATAAAAATCCAACCTCGCGTACTCTCCTTCAATTGCGCTCACCACAAATGGTTCAAGGGGCGACAATCGCCTCTAAACCCCGCCAGATAAAGGTTTAGGAGGCACATAACCCTTGAAAAATTGCGTGCTTATTGAGAATGAACTGTACAGTTACTAAGCGGCTACCTGTAGGGTACAGTTTAATGGTAAAAAAGAACGGTCTCGTAATTTGATTAAGACCGTCACAATAATGCTGGCATCATTCTACCAAAACTTCTTAGAGAAATACCTAAATAAGGCGCAATTAATCACCCTGAAGATGTTGGTGTGGTTATTACAAAATCAGAAACAAGTAAAGATAGAAAGATTGGCAGCAACCTTACCTTTACCAATACAACAAAACAGTCGTAGACGGCATATACAAAGATTTTTAACACTAAATGCCTTGAGTGTAGTCTTATTGTGGTTTCCAATTATTGAAGCAATAATTAACCAACATTTTAAAATAGGGTCACAATTAACCATTGCGATGGATAGAACACAGTGGAAAGAAAATAATGTGTTGATGGTGAGCGTGATTTATCAAAAAAGAGCTTGGCCAATATATTGGTGTTTATTAGGGAAAGATGGTTGCAGTAACCTAGAAGAACAGCAAAAAGTATTACGCCCAGTAATTCGGTTATTAAAAAAATACAAACTAGTAATTATTGGGGATAGAGAATTTCACAGTGTAGAACTGGCACAATGGCTCCACAAGCAGAACCTGAGTTTTGTATTCCGTCAAAAAAAGGATACTACTTTTCGGAAGAAAAGACAGAAATTTCAGCCTTTAAGTAGCATTGAGATTTATCCTGGTATTCGCTCCTTTTATACCGATGTTAAAGTTACTCAAAAACAAGGTTTTGGTTGGTTCAATTTAGCTGTTTATTGGAAAAGAAAGTACAGAGGTAAACAAGACAAAGAAGCTTGGTATTTATTAACTAATTTGCCTGACTTAAACACTGCTCTCAAAATATATTCTCAACGTTTTGGGATTGAAGCTATGTTCAAAGATTGTAAAACAGGCGGTTACAATTTAGAAACTTCTCAAGCTAACCCTGATAGACTTGTACGCTTAATTCTCTTGATTGCTTTAGCAATGACCAGTGCTTGGTTACATGGACAAAGAACTAAATTTCAAAAACTTGATTCTTATATTTGTCGCCAAGAAGAAAACAATAGAAATGAGAAGCGTCACAGTAATTTCTGGATAGGTTTATATGGTTTCAATTGGATAGTTGCTTGGTATGGGTGTCAAGCATGGGTCGAGGAACTGGTCGGTTTCAGTCGCAATAAGCAAGCATATTATCAGCGAGGCTTAAGGGCTATGAAGCTTATACAGCAAGCACTTTAGGGGGCTTGTCGCCCCTTGAACACAAATGGTTGCCAACTGCTCAAATGAGGATGGCAATTCGTCCATATCACCTTATCTCCCACCTGGGGCATATTTTTCAGCCTTTGTTCTTGCTGTTGTTTCAGTTGATAAATGCGTTCCTTATCTTGAGGATTCAGCATCTCCCAAGTGGCAATTTTGACCTCATTACTACAGTTTTCCGTACTGCGAACTACTTCTTCCCAATTATCAGCTTGTCGTAGCAAAGAAATGACTACATCAATATTTACTGTTTCTTTTTCATCAATTACATGTTGTTGATGTTCCACAATACAAGCTATAGCTTCTTTTTCATCTGTATTGGGAAGTTGGGGATGATTTAACTCAGTAATATCTGTATATGTCTCTGTATTGATGTCATCAGAATATGCATTTGGTGAATCTGCATCACCAGAATCAGCATTATCAGATTGTGTTGAGGAAGCATCTGTAACCATTATCAAACGTCCCTCTTTAAAGGCTTGTCGCAATGAAATAGCTTCCGCTACAATTTGCTGTGGTAATAACCCCTCCTCGTCTATCATCCGTTGTAAAGTTACTCCAGTACGTTCATCTTCTTCATGGATGGGGGGTATTTGGCAATATCTACCACCATTTTTTGTTCTACGCCAAATACTCAGTTTTTCAGGTTTGGGCTGTTGAAGCTCTCGACGCTGTTGTTTGATTAATTCTCTGACATCCTCTTGGGTGATTTGTGGTAATTCGGATAATTTTTCGATTACATCTTGGTATTTTTTATTGTTCTTTGCTAATCGAAAGATTGTATCTGGCTCAATATTTGTTAAATCTTGGAGAGAAAACTTGTCAAAGGTAGTTGCAACTTTGAGATATGTTTTTTCTTCTCCTTGCCAACCCTGTTCTTGAAGTAATTGTTTGTATTCTTTCCTGGATAATCTTTGTTTGCAAGTAGCTAGTTCAAAAGCGTGTTCTAAGATTGTGGAAGTAGCTTGGTTTAAAGATTGGAAATAAAAACCTATATCTCCCGTTACAAGATATTCTGACAATTCAGTTTGGGCTATTTTATCAACTGTTGTTTGGTATGACATGATAATATTTACCCCATTTTTGTGTGTTTATATGAAAGTAATTACGTAGCTTGCTTTCGCGTAGCGGAATTACGAATTACGCTAACAAAGCTCCTCCGCAGGAGGCATTACGAATTACGTTAGCGTTAGCTCTCCCGCAGGGAGCATTACGAATTACGAACTACGAATTACGTTAGCGTTCGCGTAGCGTGTCGCTCTGCGACTCAGCTCCTCCGCAGGAGGCATTACGAATTATTGAATGGCATATCTATGGGTTGTCTCCCCTCTTTAATCCAGTTATTGTGTTGCATTGCTGCTAAAGCTTTGACTCTAGAAGAAGGGTTACGTTTGGTTGATTTACCTTGACAAGCATAAGCAGCCATTGTCCTAGCTGTTACCTTGAGATATTCGGAAGCTTTCTCATAACTCAAACCCCATATTTGACAGAAAATTAATGGGTCTAGCTCTTCAAAGAAATATTCATTCTGATTCATGATTTCAGATGTACTTTCTACTTAAAATTTAAGAACAATGTATTTATGATTAGCTGTGAGAAAATGATGATTTATTAATATTTCAAGCCTGTTATATTTAAGTTTTTAAGTGCTGAAAATTGCAGAAAAATTGCCATAAAGACTCTAATATATACGAATTAGAGCTTTCATCTCTGCGTCATATAAACTGTAAGATACAACATTCTATTCTCCTGAAATATCAGCAAATATAAATGGTTGTGAGAAATGTTGGATTTGTGAAATAGCTAACAGAACCGTTTTGGCAAATGTGGTTTATATCCCAGTTCTAATAATGTCAATTTCATCAGCACTTACAACAATCTCTAGCTTCAGATTATTGCCCTTAAATTCTTTGCTTATTAAGCTTAACTCAGATAAATATCCGGTTAATTTTTTTGCTGTACAGGAATAATTTTATCTTGAGCAATATCGTAGCGATACCAATAATAATATTCGCCGTCCATTTCTCCTTGATGTACATACAAATATCATCACTGTGAACTATTACCATCCAAGGTTGGGTAATGAAATCGTTATGTTCATATGTGATGTAAGCGATTAGTTTATCATCAGTGTATATTTCATTGTGCCAGAAGCTCATGCGTACTACTGTTATTTCTTCTGGTGATATAACTGGAGCTTCCTCAACAAAAGGAGCGAAAAGTGCTTGCTGTGTATCAGTTTTATAAGTCATAATGAGAATCTCCTTTAATTAGGGTCAAAAGATGATGCTCCCCAGGAGCCGCCTAAAAGGCGATCGCGCAAGTTTCTCAGGCTGTAAGCGATCGCCTTTTGTTTAGGTTGATAAATCCAAATATAATATTGGTTATCCCATCTATCAACCCATTGGGATGTCAGGCATTAGTAAATCTATGTGTACACTTGTTATCCCCAGGCTTTTGTTGATAGCGTTAAACAAGAAATTAGGAAAGTGCTATGGCTGAGTCAAGATTAAATATTAGGATTTCACCGGAAAAGAAAGATGCTTTTTATCAAAAGGTCAAGCAAGATGGAAAAAACGCAACTGATGTACTCATTGACTTAATTGACCAATACCTTGGAAGCAAAGTTGAATCAGGCGAAATTTTAGAATTAAAGCAGCGAGTTGAAAAATTGGAAGAGGTGGTATTGGGGGAAATAGCCGCCTGAGGGAAGAAAATTATTCTCTCAGGCAATTATTGGAACAATTAAAAGAGATGCTTAAGGATAAACCCGTCGAACGTTAGGCGGGTTTACTGCTTTATTAATGCTTAACACTAATGTGATAACTCTGTGCTACAAGTGGGATAACAATCGAACCGATATTAAGTCGAAGCGAACCATACACTTATGCAGATGCTTGATGAAACCCTACCTAATTTATGAATAACTAACCAGCAAATAAACTTAATGCCTGCTCGCGCTGGCAGCGTCATCTTATTTTGTCATGCTTTTGGGATGATATATGGATGCGATTCAGTAAGTCGGCACAAATAAACCTAATAAGGAGCGATCGCCATGATGGTAACTGATTTGAAATTCAAGACTTCTTCTAGTAAGAATTAGGATTGGAAAAAATTAAATTAGATTTTGTAGGGTTTTGACAATTTTGTGATAAATCCGGATATCGGAGCGGAGTCTATTCCTTTTTCCTGCAATTTTTTCAAGAAATCTACCAACAATACCAGGCGATCGTTACCCCAAAACATTTCTTCCTCGACAAAAAAGGTGGGTACTCCAAATGCTCCGCGATCGAATGCTTCGCGAGTGAGGGAGGTTAATTGGTCTTTTGTATCTGGTGATGCGTGGATTTGAAGAAATTGATTTTCTGGGATACTGAGATTTTTGGCAACTGCGATCGCGACTTGTTCATCAATCTCAATTCCCTGGGCAAAAATAGCATCAAACATTGCTTGACTATATTCAACTAATAGATTGAATGAGCCAGCAGCTAAAGTCAATAAAGCTAAATCTTGGGGATGTAGGGCTGATATTTTTGGTTCGTGGAAGGGAATATGATAATAATCAGCCCAACGTTTGGCATCTTGGGAACGATAGGCTGAATTATATTGTCCAGAAATTGGATGTTGGCTAAAGGGATTTTGTTCTCGCAATCCCATTAAGTCACCGCTATAAATCGGTTTCCAAATAAATTTACAGTTTGTTTCTGCCTCGATTTTGGGAAGTTGCGATGCTGCAAGGTATGAGTATCTGCTACCCAAACCATAGTAAAAATCTACTGTTATTTGCCTTGTGATTTTTCTATTTGGAAGATGCACAAATTCATCCTTGAAATTGACCTGTGAAATTAATCCTTAAAATTAAATTTGAAAATCCCACACATTCACTACTTTCCCACAATTTTGATTTGCAGGTACGGCTTCGGACATTTTTTTGGGATAGGGTAATTTCAAGTGATTCATCAGTTCGATAAATTCCTTTCTACTACGTCCTGAAAAACGGGAATTCCATTGTTTTTCTTCACCAATCGTAGAAACAGTTCTTCCTTGGTAATCGTGACCGGGATATACTAACGTATCGTCGGGTAATTTAAACAACTTCTGAGTCACCGTATCATAGAGCGCACCAGCATCACCATTTTGGAAATCAGTACGACCACAACCACGAATGAATAGAGCATCACCAGTCAATAAATGGCTTCCATTCATCAGGTAAACCATGTGACTGTTAGTATGTCCTGGAGCTGCGATCGCCTGAATTTCTACGCTTCCCAATTTCAAAATTTCCCCATCTCGAATGTAGCGATTTGCACCGATTGCTTGGGAATTTTCTGGCAAAATCGCCGCACATCCTGTAATTTCTCGCAGTGCATCCGTTCCGGTAATATGGTCGGCATGGATATGTGTTTCTAAACAATAACGCAAGGTCAATCCTAACTCCCGTAGGATTTGCAAATCCCGTTCAACTTGTTCGAGAACTGGATCGACAAGCAGTGCGGTATGGGTTTCCCCATCGATAATGAGATAGGTGTAAGTACAAGATTCGCGATCGAATAATTGTCGAAATATCATCTTCGATGGATTT
The Calothrix sp. 336/3 DNA segment above includes these coding regions:
- a CDS encoding DUF3368 domain-containing protein is translated as MPSTNQIIINTSPLIALVAAMGDLKILESLYTDVLVPFEVYQEILIGGTTGFAITEFQSASWLQKQSSPLTISPLLFNSLDLGEASVIQLALDKKISTVCIDEAVGRRIARLSGLAVTGSIGILLRAKREGYPLSIKTAIQKMLNHNIRLSRTV
- a CDS encoding UPF0175 family protein; amino-acid sequence: MSLQLTINYPETLPDAVGKTREEFEQESKWAMAVKLYEMKRLSSGMCAALLGVDRVTFILKLSEYGVPLIDLSEEELLSDLENA
- a CDS encoding DNA cytosine methyltransferase, yielding MTGNAIAALTKGNALIEEHYILSKWLLTASDYGVPQKRQRAIWVGSKFGEVIPPLESDKKFTVGDAISDLSHIPINSQTDTWELGEKGKYAEYLDKIFTSTRLSDHPCNSTSPNLITGCKATAHTTGTQQKYTDTKPGEKEPTTWAYRLSADGFSPTLRAGSGNRTAARPIHYEHARVITVREAARLHSFPDWFNFGSSKLAAHKAIGNSVPPLLAYAIALALTSQFASQVLVHLQKKHLETSNITTLQFITSNINSDSYFQPNRFKKYQFLSGIPIFPNPKISKRIRNTYLDAKQVVVGDRVACRLRLSLSKSRNCPESAFMVTSLFKVSARLKSCIKNNCNPRFSILKAYTRRAIFAGTKLPTHDKTMPRIFDNIDLQLLPILRDTLKLSYRADFCVGYFNLRGWCKLDDLIEQYVGGEVSCCRLLVGMQGLPRDEVHTAFTLGATLGRLDNSTIIRLKKKVAEEFRQQLTIGAPTNDDEVGLRRLSRQLKTQKLVIKLFLAHPLHAKLYLVHRHDPNSPIVGFLGSSNLTLAGLRKQGELNVDILDHDATNKLQKWFDDRWKDYGCIDISQELAEIIDNSWAREELIPPYHIYLKIAYHLSHEAIAGISEFRIPREFNNLFDFQKAAVQLAARHVTRRGGVIVGDVVGLGKTLVGTALAKILQEDCLLETLIICPKNLTSMWQEYVDNYRLYAKVLPISKVQSTLPELRRYRIVLIDESHNLRNREGKRYRAIAEYITANESKCILLSATPYNKTYLDLSAQLRLFVPEDEDLGFRPEVLINQLGGGTLGELEFIRKHQCSVKSLAAFEKSEYADDWRELMKRYMVRRTRSFIKDNYAQTDEIGRKYLEFTNKSRSYFPERLPRTIKFNLDTANDSYSYLYSAAVVEVINQLNLPRYGLGNYVAKKPKQAPTDKEQRQLNGLFRGGRRLMGFSRTNLFKRLESSGFAFIQSLERHILRNFIYLYALEKELDIPIGTQDAELLDTRNNDEDTDSLMASLLDVETDDDNENNLLEEDINNENATEKHFRTLAESIYQEYQTRYQQRFKWLRTDLFDIKKLKKDLLADVKALINVLQSIGEWQPKQDEKINKLVEILTRTHPQEKILIFTQFADSVRYITENLQANQITNIAGVTGASPNPTELTARFSPVSNGKQNQVFKNQELRILVATDILSEGHNLQDCAIIINWDLPWAIIRLIQRAGRVDRIGQNAEKIFCYSFLPADGVERIINLRGRLKQRLQENAEVVGTDEAFFEDDDAQVILDLYNEKSGILDGEEDTEVDLTSEAFQIWKKATDDNPGLKKTIEEMSNVVYSTRRHSPQPVQPEGVLMYMKTTEGNDSLIYIDRDGNSVSQSQLAILKMATCDESTPAIAKNKHHHELVKKGAELLAEEEKNMGGQLGRPSGARFRSYERLKSYVQEMKGTLFITDELLKAIDDIYRYPLRQSALDTLNRQLRSGISNQQLAELVVALRTDDRLCIVSEEIEKREPQIICSLGLFEV
- a CDS encoding IS4 family transposase; translation: MLVWLLQNQKQVKIERLAATLPLPIQQNSRRRHIQRFLTLNALSVVLLWFPIIEAIINQHFKIGSQLTIAMDRTQWKENNVLMVSVIYQKRAWPIYWCLLGKDGCSNLEEQQKVLRPVIRLLKKYKLVIIGDREFHSVELAQWLHKQNLSFVFRQKKDTTFRKKRQKFQPLSSIEIYPGIRSFYTDVKVTQKQGFGWFNLAVYWKRKYRGKQDKEAWYLLTNLPDLNTALKIYSQRFGIEAMFKDCKTGGYNLETSQANPDRLVRLILLIALAMTSAWLHGQRTKFQKLDSYICRQEENNRNEKRHSNFWIGLYGFNWIVAWYGCQAWVEELVGFSRNKQAYYQRGLRAMKLIQQAL
- a CDS encoding 2-hydroxychromene-2-carboxylate isomerase, yielding MHLPNRKITRQITVDFYYGLGSRYSYLAASQLPKIEAETNCKFIWKPIYSGDLMGLREQNPFSQHPISGQYNSAYRSQDAKRWADYYHIPFHEPKISALHPQDLALLTLAAGSFNLLVEYSQAMFDAIFAQGIEIDEQVAIAVAKNLSIPENQFLQIHASPDTKDQLTSLTREAFDRGAFGVPTFFVEEEMFWGNDRLVLLVDFLKKLQEKGIDSAPISGFITKLSKPYKI